Proteins from a genomic interval of Rutidosis leptorrhynchoides isolate AG116_Rl617_1_P2 unplaced genomic scaffold, CSIRO_AGI_Rlap_v1 contig492, whole genome shotgun sequence:
- the LOC139884026 gene encoding transcription factor bHLH95 yields MVTDEEPPISVVVGQKRCAKGNHNSVNHDQAIDGDEAEHEIHIWTERERRKKMRNMFSNLHSLLPQLSAKADKSTIVDEAVNYIKTLENTLETLEKQKQQKLKATPPTAVQFSHNSTIITSTKSQSLEYSREACLADQGPSETFSSSLVSSTTLNLSPSFFQTWLSPNVVISTCGYDAHFNICTPKSSGLLTTIFYILEKHNLIVMSAQISSDQHRSMYMIHAQADASVTHFQEHALSVEEIFKLAAGEMNLWLLQC; encoded by the exons ATGGTTACTGATGAAGAGCCGCCAATTTCAGTAGTGGTGGGTCAGAAGAGATGTGCAAAAGGAaatcacaattctgtgaatcatgaTCAGGCGATTGATGGTGACGAAGCCGAACATGAGATACATATCTGGACTGAGAGAGAAAGGAGAAAGAAAATGAGAAACATGTTTTCTAATCTTCATTCTTTGCTTCCACAACTTTCTGCCAAG GCAGACAAATCTACCATTGTCGACGAAGCTGTGAATTACATCAAGACACTTGAAAACACACTCGAAACACTTGAAAAGCAAAAGCAACAAAAGCTCAAGGCTACACCTCCAACGGCTGTTCAATTTAGTCATAATTCGACAATAATCACATCAACAAAATCACAATCTTTGGAATATTCGAGGGAGGCATGTTTGGCTGATCAAGGACCATCAGAGACATTCTCATCATCCTTAGTTTCATCGACGACGCTGAACCTCTCCCCATCATTCTTTCAAACATGGCTTTCACCAAATGTCGTCATAAGTACTTGTGGATATGATGCACATTTCAATATTTGTACCCCTAAGAGTTCGGGATTGCTGACTACCATCTTCTACATACTCGAAAAGCATAATTTAATTGTGATGTCAGCTCAAATTTCTTCAGATCAACATCGAAGCATGTACATGATCCATGCCCAA GCAGAT GCGAGTGTAACTCACTTTCAAGAACATGCATTGTCAGTAGAAGAGATATTCAAGCTCGCTGCAGGAGAGATGAACTTATGGCTCCTACAATGTTGA